A genomic stretch from Methanomassiliicoccales archaeon includes:
- a CDS encoding ABC transporter ATP-binding protein: MSLLLIRDLNVYFPSSSGLVHANRNINLRLESGQKLALVGETGCGKTVLGLTIMRLLPPAARVTGSIFYNGTDLQKLSENEMAKIRGKEIGMLMQNPSASLNPSMRSIHQVSEMFIYHRKLSQAEAEEKALDVLGKMGIGKEEAYRYPHELSGGMRQRIALAIAFSLNPPLLIADEPTKGLDLERKRELVKWLSDLWRNQSFSCLLITHDMEVASTLSDWMAVMYAGEIIEEGKTGDVMRHPRHPYTRRLLEALPSRGMKAVHVEPVSMVERRTGCCYASCCEEADHICHTEHPIMKGTEHRCCCRRYQE, encoded by the coding sequence ATGAGCCTTCTTTTGATCAGGGATCTCAACGTTTATTTCCCTAGTTCAAGTGGTCTTGTGCACGCAAACAGAAATATCAATCTGAGACTTGAAAGCGGCCAGAAACTTGCACTGGTAGGGGAAACAGGTTGCGGAAAAACCGTTCTCGGTCTGACGATCATGCGACTTTTGCCACCTGCCGCGCGTGTCACAGGCTCTATTTTTTACAATGGTACTGATCTTCAAAAACTCTCTGAGAACGAAATGGCGAAAATACGTGGAAAAGAAATCGGGATGCTCATGCAGAATCCTTCTGCCTCCTTGAATCCATCCATGAGATCAATTCATCAGGTCAGTGAAATGTTCATCTATCACCGAAAACTTTCACAGGCGGAAGCAGAAGAAAAGGCTCTCGACGTTCTCGGCAAAATGGGCATAGGTAAAGAGGAAGCGTATCGTTACCCTCACGAGCTTTCCGGCGGTATGCGGCAGAGAATCGCACTGGCAATAGCGTTTTCTCTCAATCCGCCTCTCTTGATCGCGGACGAACCAACAAAGGGTCTCGATCTTGAGCGAAAAAGGGAGCTTGTGAAGTGGTTATCAGACCTCTGGAGGAATCAAAGCTTTTCCTGTCTGCTGATTACCCACGATATGGAGGTCGCCTCAACTCTAAGTGACTGGATGGCGGTCATGTACGCGGGGGAGATCATCGAAGAGGGCAAAACAGGCGATGTGATGCGTCATCCAAGGCACCCCTACACAAGGCGATTGCTCGAAGCCCTGCCTTCGAGGGGGATGAAGGCCGTGCACGTAGAACCGGTCTCGATGGTTGAGCGCCGCACGGGTTGCTGCTATGCCAGTTGTTGCGAGGAGGCGGATCACATTTGTCACACTGAGCATCCAATTATGAAGGGGACGGAACACCGCTGCTGTTGCAGGAGGTATCAAGAGTGA
- a CDS encoding ABC transporter permease yields MMRIDLRRAFWSIFRSPSALISLIVLMILAICAIFAPLLAPFDPLKTDLSNKLAGPDGQHVFGTDELGRDILSRILFGLRYSLGIAIIVVIIAAIVGTLFGLLAAYYGGIVDLVMMRIVDIMLAFPSIILSLVIVGLFGGGAFNLILALAATQWPSYSRLVRSTVLSLKTTGYVENAKVLRAPTHWIIGRHILPNAQGPIIVLIALDIGHTILFAAAISFLGLGIQPPTPELGLMIRSGVRYLTTAPHVALFPGLFLSIIVLAFNFLSDWVKECLHIGRDLLMEVES; encoded by the coding sequence ATGATGCGGATTGATCTGCGTAGGGCGTTCTGGTCGATTTTCAGAAGTCCTTCTGCATTGATCAGCCTCATCGTACTCATGATTTTAGCCATATGTGCGATCTTCGCACCTCTGTTAGCCCCTTTTGATCCGTTAAAAACCGATCTGTCGAATAAGCTGGCTGGACCAGATGGCCAGCATGTCTTCGGTACTGATGAACTTGGCAGAGATATTCTTTCACGAATTCTCTTTGGGTTGAGGTATTCTCTTGGAATCGCGATCATCGTCGTCATCATCGCAGCCATCGTCGGGACTTTATTCGGTCTTCTGGCTGCATACTATGGGGGCATTGTTGATCTCGTCATGATGCGCATCGTGGACATCATGCTCGCATTCCCCTCAATCATTCTGTCGCTGGTTATCGTTGGCTTGTTTGGTGGTGGTGCGTTTAATCTCATTCTTGCACTTGCGGCAACACAATGGCCGAGCTATTCGCGCCTTGTACGTTCAACAGTTCTTTCATTGAAAACGACTGGTTATGTTGAAAATGCGAAGGTGCTTAGAGCTCCGACGCACTGGATCATAGGCAGACACATCCTTCCAAATGCGCAAGGGCCAATCATCGTGCTGATCGCCCTCGACATCGGTCACACGATTCTTTTCGCCGCTGCGATCAGCTTTCTGGGGCTGGGAATTCAGCCACCGACACCAGAATTAGGATTGATGATACGTTCGGGAGTTCGTTATCTCACTACTGCGCCACATGTCGCGCTATTTCCTGGATTATTCCTTTCGATTATTGTCCTTGCCTTCAATTTCCTATCCGACTGGGTAAAGGAGTGTCTGCATATCGGAAGGGATCTTCTCATGGAGGTGGAATCATGA
- a CDS encoding ABC transporter permease, which translates to MWKYIIKRVLLMFFVIFGATFLTFLMMYLAPGDPGLLIAQSRYGTDLTPEQVQWVVETECLDAPFYIQYLKWLEHILFLDFGRSLVTGKSVSDEISARLPATLLLAITSLTISLIISIPLGIYSAKRSGTWKDRAVQTFVLVAKSIPSFYLGPIFILIFSVWLGLLPSYGFSTLSGLILPSLTLALGMCAITTRLLRSSILEVMSQEYVVAARAKGFDEEYIMRKHILKNSLLPLITFAGLQMGYLLGGAVVVETVFSWPGIGKLLADSISLKDFPMIQGCALVIVALFCMVNLVVDILYAYLDPRVRYDAD; encoded by the coding sequence ATGTGGAAGTATATTATCAAAAGGGTACTCCTAATGTTCTTTGTTATTTTCGGAGCTACTTTTCTGACTTTTTTGATGATGTATCTGGCGCCGGGAGATCCGGGATTGCTCATCGCTCAGTCCAGATATGGAACAGACCTCACACCTGAACAAGTGCAGTGGGTGGTCGAGACGGAATGTCTTGATGCACCTTTTTACATACAATATCTGAAATGGCTGGAGCATATTCTTTTTCTTGATTTCGGCCGATCCCTTGTTACAGGAAAGAGTGTGTCTGATGAGATATCGGCCAGGCTCCCAGCAACTCTCCTGCTTGCCATCACGAGTCTCACGATTTCCCTGATCATTTCAATTCCTTTAGGTATATACTCCGCCAAAAGGAGTGGCACATGGAAAGATCGCGCGGTGCAAACATTCGTCCTCGTGGCGAAATCCATCCCGTCCTTTTATCTCGGACCAATTTTCATTTTGATTTTTTCAGTATGGCTCGGTCTATTGCCAAGCTACGGATTCAGCACACTCTCTGGATTGATCCTTCCTTCGTTGACTCTTGCACTCGGCATGTGTGCGATCACGACGCGTCTCCTCCGTTCGAGTATTTTAGAAGTCATGTCACAGGAATACGTTGTAGCGGCGAGGGCAAAAGGGTTCGATGAAGAATACATCATGAGAAAGCATATCCTAAAGAATTCTCTGCTGCCCCTCATCACCTTTGCTGGTCTCCAAATGGGTTATCTGCTCGGCGGAGCAGTCGTTGTCGAGACGGTATTTTCGTGGCCTGGCATTGGAAAGTTACTCGCGGATTCGATCAGCCTCAAGGATTTTCCGATGATCCAAGGTTGCGCGCTGGTCATCGTTGCACTGTTTTGCATGGTCAATCTAGTTGTTGATATCCTGTATGCATATCTTGATCCAAGGGTGAGGTATGATGCGGATTGA
- a CDS encoding ABC transporter substrate-binding protein, whose product MLAKKNLLLAVIAIIVAIALIVTAVVVYNPQEKENEDTLIVAISSDVKNWYLTQFADGDARFVWAQIYGTLIRLDTDLNLIPGLASSWYTPDNGKTWIFNLTQGVRFHDGSEFNADAVLFSYGNDTYVRNYGVLARVNYLEKVDNYTVRFVMKSPTPLPYYLTHIAWPVMSPNMANPDGSWNGKIIGTGPFKFNYQITDQEIVLDRYENYSGPAPLLKRIIFKVIKDPTTRVLALKAGDVDMIIKVSEQDVADLEATSGIHVQHRLTTFTDFLQFNTKTDPHNASVSPFTDLRVRKAVAYGIDTEKIVNDLLDGIGMAAKGRPYSPVMLYSDPSLPLYEYNVTKAKSLLMEAGYTLGEDGYFYKNGSKLSTTILMTSEDPWAPRFTLMSQAIASMLRDIGMDVTVESVPTAVFNSKEASGDFGMILRTGYFVWGPYPRHFAIHTSSGLWSHYQNASYDQLFRLADTTINVTLQEEYFRQLQRAVIDDLPAFYLVHEHKIVAYRDVVKGYVMTAEDPWLNLEGVSVER is encoded by the coding sequence ATGTTGGCAAAGAAGAACCTATTATTGGCCGTGATAGCTATAATCGTAGCTATCGCACTGATCGTGACTGCAGTTGTCGTTTATAACCCACAGGAAAAAGAGAACGAGGATACGCTCATCGTTGCCATCAGTTCTGACGTGAAGAACTGGTATCTCACACAATTCGCCGATGGCGACGCGCGTTTTGTTTGGGCACAGATCTACGGCACACTCATAAGACTGGATACGGACCTTAATCTGATTCCTGGTCTGGCGAGCTCGTGGTACACGCCCGACAACGGAAAAACATGGATTTTCAACCTGACGCAGGGCGTCAGATTTCACGATGGCAGCGAGTTCAACGCTGACGCAGTCCTCTTCTCATACGGCAACGACACATATGTACGCAATTACGGCGTGTTGGCAAGAGTCAATTATCTGGAGAAGGTCGACAACTACACTGTGCGGTTCGTGATGAAATCTCCGACACCCCTGCCCTATTACCTTACGCATATCGCCTGGCCCGTTATGTCTCCGAACATGGCCAATCCCGATGGGAGTTGGAATGGGAAAATCATCGGCACAGGCCCATTCAAATTCAATTATCAAATAACTGACCAGGAAATCGTACTAGACCGTTACGAGAATTACAGCGGACCGGCGCCCTTGCTGAAGAGAATCATATTCAAGGTCATCAAGGATCCGACGACAAGGGTGCTGGCTCTCAAGGCAGGGGATGTCGATATGATCATCAAAGTTTCAGAGCAGGATGTTGCCGACCTCGAAGCCACAAGCGGCATCCATGTGCAGCACCGTCTCACGACTTTTACGGATTTCCTGCAATTCAACACGAAAACAGACCCCCACAATGCATCCGTTAGCCCGTTCACTGATCTGCGCGTTCGAAAGGCAGTCGCCTACGGCATCGACACCGAGAAAATCGTGAACGATCTCCTTGATGGCATCGGCATGGCGGCAAAGGGAAGGCCATATTCACCAGTCATGCTCTATTCAGACCCCTCTCTGCCGTTGTACGAATACAATGTAACGAAAGCAAAATCTCTGTTGATGGAAGCGGGTTATACGCTCGGTGAGGATGGATATTTCTACAAGAATGGTAGCAAACTTTCGACAACGATTCTTATGACATCCGAGGATCCCTGGGCTCCCCGGTTTACACTCATGTCGCAGGCCATTGCATCGATGCTCAGGGATATCGGTATGGACGTGACGGTTGAAAGCGTTCCGACCGCGGTCTTCAACAGCAAAGAAGCCTCTGGTGATTTCGGGATGATTCTGCGTACGGGCTATTTCGTCTGGGGTCCATATCCCCGACACTTCGCAATTCACACATCGAGTGGCCTCTGGTCCCACTACCAGAATGCAAGTTATGACCAGCTCTTCAGACTAGCAGACACAACAATCAATGTGACGCTGCAAGAGGAATACTTCAGGCAGCTCCAGAGAGCGGTTATTGATGACCTTCCCGCCTTCTATCTTGTGCACGAACACAAGATCGTCGCGTATCGAGACGTCGTCAAAGGTTACGTAATGACGGCCGAAGACCCATGGCTGAACTTAGAAGGCGTCAGTGTGGAGAGATGA
- a CDS encoding class I SAM-dependent methyltransferase codes for MPNPKQKEYFDSLAKDWDKIVVHDLSKIKKIMDIFDLRPGMVVMDVGTGTGVLIPHLLALVGVNGKVVAVDYSEKMLEVAMNKFPPARYPNLEYVCADINDVPMSGEYDAIMCYSCFPHFIDQPKTVKHMSKGLKKGGRLMIAHSSSRDEINRIHLETGEVVMTDYLPAMKDLCFMLEDAGLEVVKAIDNEEMYVVLAVNSRNCSK; via the coding sequence ATGCCAAATCCGAAACAGAAGGAATACTTTGATAGTCTGGCAAAGGATTGGGATAAGATTGTCGTGCATGACCTCTCAAAGATAAAAAAGATTATGGATATCTTCGACCTGAGACCCGGAATGGTGGTGATGGATGTTGGAACTGGGACAGGTGTTTTGATTCCCCATCTCCTTGCACTTGTTGGTGTGAATGGAAAAGTCGTCGCCGTTGATTATTCCGAGAAGATGCTCGAGGTTGCAATGAACAAGTTTCCACCAGCCCGATACCCAAATCTTGAATATGTCTGCGCGGACATCAACGATGTGCCCATGTCAGGAGAATATGACGCAATCATGTGCTATTCCTGCTTTCCCCATTTCATCGATCAGCCCAAAACTGTCAAGCATATGTCAAAAGGATTGAAGAAGGGCGGAAGGCTCATGATCGCCCATTCCTCATCCCGCGACGAGATTAATCGAATACACCTGGAAACCGGCGAGGTTGTGATGACCGATTATCTCCCGGCGATGAAAGATTTATGCTTCATGCTGGAGGACGCAGGTCTCGAAGTCGTGAAGGCGATCGACAATGAGGAAATGTACGTCGTTTTGGCCGTGAATTCAAGAAATTGCTCAAAATAA
- the acs gene encoding acetate--CoA ligase, with protein sequence MEEKMLIQYPPHLRWMLKRALDDPEGFWGEIASELHWFKPWDRIFEGTNETFKWFSGGMTNISYNCVDFHVKEGRGNRAAIIWESGEGGQTRVLTYNQLLFEVTRFAKALRALGVKRGDRVTIYMPMIPEATIAMLATTRIGAIHSVVFGGFGYGALAERIADAGSEIVVTSDVGYRRGKIVPLKETVDLALKEVKGVKRVIVLKRGDTDPPLIPGRDILWEDAIEMGALESSDVVPMRSDELAFILYTSGTMAKPKGTVQPHGSYQVYVYAMGKWVYDLKETDVWWSTSDIGWIVGHSYVVYGPLLTGCTTIMYEGVPDYPTPDIWWKIAERNRVTQMWISPTGVRALMQHGEQWPRKHDLSSIRAIFCAGEVLNPPAYEWLSKKVFEDRIPVVDHMWQTETSGPIVGNPIGIATLPILPGSATIALPGIDADVVDDKGQSLPPGVEGNFVIRRPFPGLTPTIWNDPERYKRDYWSRIPGCYYTGDGASRDENGYFWFVGRFDEIIKISAHRVGTVEIESVLLLHPDVAEAAVVGVPDELRGEVAFALVVPKPGKEPTESMKAELKELVRRNMGAVVVIGNIAFVSKLPKTRSGKIMRRLIKAVVAGQPLGDTSTIEDPAAIEEIKKAVAVARARDR encoded by the coding sequence ATGGAGGAGAAAATGCTGATTCAATATCCGCCTCACCTGAGGTGGATGCTTAAGAGGGCGCTCGATGATCCCGAAGGATTTTGGGGTGAGATTGCAAGTGAGCTACATTGGTTCAAGCCGTGGGACAGAATTTTTGAAGGAACCAATGAGACATTCAAATGGTTTTCCGGTGGCATGACCAATATTTCTTATAATTGTGTGGATTTTCATGTGAAAGAAGGAAGGGGAAACCGAGCTGCGATCATCTGGGAGAGCGGCGAAGGCGGACAGACACGTGTGCTGACGTACAATCAATTACTTTTTGAAGTCACAAGATTTGCAAAAGCACTTCGCGCTCTCGGCGTCAAAAGAGGGGATAGAGTTACGATCTACATGCCGATGATCCCAGAAGCTACAATCGCGATGCTTGCGACCACGAGAATAGGAGCGATACACTCTGTTGTTTTCGGCGGATTTGGATATGGCGCGCTGGCCGAGAGAATCGCAGACGCAGGATCAGAGATCGTTGTCACATCGGATGTAGGCTACAGAAGAGGCAAAATCGTTCCTCTCAAAGAAACTGTTGATCTTGCGTTGAAGGAAGTGAAAGGAGTCAAAAGAGTTATCGTGCTAAAAAGGGGCGACACCGATCCTCCTCTGATCCCTGGTCGGGATATTCTCTGGGAGGACGCGATCGAAATGGGTGCGTTGGAGAGTTCCGACGTTGTGCCGATGAGATCTGATGAACTTGCCTTCATTCTCTATACCTCTGGCACTATGGCAAAGCCGAAGGGCACGGTTCAGCCACATGGCAGCTATCAAGTTTACGTGTACGCGATGGGAAAATGGGTTTATGATCTGAAGGAAACTGATGTGTGGTGGTCAACCTCCGATATCGGTTGGATCGTTGGACACAGTTATGTGGTGTATGGACCTCTGCTCACGGGCTGCACCACCATTATGTATGAGGGTGTGCCCGATTACCCGACACCTGATATCTGGTGGAAAATTGCGGAGAGGAATCGCGTTACTCAGATGTGGATCTCGCCAACGGGTGTGAGAGCCCTCATGCAGCATGGTGAGCAATGGCCTAGAAAACACGACTTAAGCTCAATCAGAGCCATCTTCTGCGCTGGGGAAGTTTTGAATCCTCCTGCTTACGAATGGCTTTCGAAGAAAGTTTTCGAGGACAGGATACCAGTCGTCGATCATATGTGGCAGACAGAAACGAGCGGCCCCATCGTTGGAAATCCTATCGGCATTGCGACCCTGCCGATTCTTCCAGGTTCTGCGACAATTGCACTTCCAGGCATTGACGCCGATGTCGTCGATGATAAGGGCCAATCGCTTCCCCCAGGTGTTGAGGGGAATTTTGTTATCAGGCGGCCATTTCCGGGCTTAACGCCGACGATCTGGAACGATCCTGAACGATACAAACGAGATTACTGGTCGAGAATACCCGGTTGCTATTATACAGGGGATGGTGCGTCGAGAGATGAGAACGGTTATTTCTGGTTCGTTGGAAGATTTGATGAGATCATTAAGATTTCTGCGCACCGAGTCGGCACTGTCGAGATCGAATCCGTTCTCCTCTTGCATCCAGATGTGGCAGAAGCCGCTGTGGTAGGCGTTCCGGATGAACTTAGGGGAGAGGTAGCATTTGCGCTCGTTGTTCCGAAACCTGGAAAAGAGCCAACGGAGAGCATGAAAGCAGAGCTGAAAGAGCTTGTGAGAAGGAATATGGGTGCAGTTGTAGTCATCGGCAACATTGCGTTTGTTAGCAAGCTTCCGAAGACGAGAAGTGGCAAGATCATGAGAAGGCTCATTAAGGCTGTCGTTGCGGGACAGCCACTCGGTGACACATCGACAATTGAAGATCCAGCGGCGATCGAAGAAATCAAGAAGGCGGTTGCAGTGGCGCGAGCTCGGGATCGATGA
- a CDS encoding GNAT family N-acetyltransferase, with protein sequence MSRDWRDRWREKLKTADEAVACVERGQRVFIGTGCGEPQTLLRALIGRADHLADNEFIQTISLGLVPYAEERFTDKFRLNAFFIGPNVRNAVNEGRSDYTPVYLSEIPRLIEAGKIPIDVALIQVSPPDEHGYCSLGVSVDITKSAAEAADVVIAQVNRYMPRVLGDSFIHISDIDYVVEAHEPLLEWRANDGESPEEIDRIGRFVAELVDDGSTIQTGYGSIPDAVLRHLKNKKDLGVHTEMFSDGIIDLVESGVITGKKKTVHRGKIVASFCMGTKRLYDFIDNNPIIEFHPSNYTNDPCLIGRHDKMVAINSALEVDLTGQVCADQLGYMFYSGLGGQVDFMRGAARSKGGKPIIALPSTAQGGKVSRIVPRLSEGAGVTTTRGDVHYVVTEYGVAELHGKSIMQRALAMINIAHPKFREELLAAAKFHRYVFLDQSEVPYRGLPYPQEYETYKTFDGVQIFFRPIKPTDEEMMKELFYSFSEETIYQRFMGPKMAMPHRELQHFVNLDYDTKMAIVAVVREKERTKIIGVGRYSLDKTTNIAEVAFVVHDDWQNKGIGTFLMNMLIRIGRDRGIKAFTAEILAENRRMLNLFYKTGLKVETKYDDDTYIIYMPLQ encoded by the coding sequence TTGTCGAGAGACTGGAGAGATCGATGGAGAGAGAAACTCAAAACGGCCGATGAAGCTGTCGCCTGCGTTGAGCGGGGACAAAGAGTGTTCATTGGTACTGGATGCGGCGAGCCCCAGACACTGCTCCGGGCCCTTATTGGTAGAGCGGACCATTTGGCCGACAATGAATTTATTCAAACAATATCCCTCGGACTCGTACCGTATGCAGAAGAACGGTTTACTGATAAGTTCAGATTAAATGCGTTTTTCATCGGTCCTAACGTGCGAAACGCTGTGAATGAGGGGCGCTCGGATTACACACCAGTTTACCTTTCCGAAATACCGAGACTCATCGAAGCGGGGAAGATCCCAATCGATGTTGCGCTCATTCAGGTCTCACCTCCAGATGAGCATGGCTATTGCAGTCTCGGCGTTTCTGTTGATATCACCAAGAGCGCTGCCGAGGCTGCCGATGTTGTCATCGCGCAGGTCAATCGATACATGCCAAGGGTCCTTGGAGACAGTTTCATTCATATCTCCGACATTGATTATGTAGTTGAGGCTCATGAACCCCTGCTGGAATGGCGGGCTAATGATGGCGAAAGCCCGGAGGAAATCGATCGCATTGGCAGATTTGTGGCAGAGCTCGTCGACGACGGATCAACGATACAGACTGGTTATGGTTCAATTCCCGATGCGGTGCTGCGCCATCTGAAAAATAAAAAGGATCTTGGCGTCCACACGGAGATGTTCTCCGATGGCATCATTGATCTCGTCGAAAGCGGGGTTATTACTGGGAAGAAAAAAACAGTCCATAGGGGGAAGATTGTCGCTTCTTTCTGCATGGGGACAAAGAGACTCTACGACTTCATCGACAACAATCCCATTATCGAATTCCATCCTTCCAACTACACAAATGACCCCTGTCTCATAGGAAGACACGATAAGATGGTCGCGATCAACTCAGCGCTCGAGGTCGATCTCACTGGTCAGGTGTGCGCCGATCAACTCGGGTATATGTTTTATTCAGGACTTGGCGGACAGGTTGACTTCATGCGTGGCGCTGCGAGATCGAAGGGAGGGAAGCCGATCATTGCACTTCCTTCGACGGCTCAGGGTGGCAAAGTGTCAAGGATCGTGCCACGGCTCTCCGAAGGCGCTGGTGTGACAACGACTCGTGGCGATGTCCATTATGTTGTGACAGAATACGGAGTAGCAGAACTTCACGGAAAGAGCATCATGCAACGGGCGCTCGCGATGATCAACATCGCTCATCCGAAATTCAGGGAAGAACTGCTCGCGGCGGCGAAATTCCACCGTTATGTCTTCCTTGACCAATCGGAGGTTCCGTATCGAGGGCTTCCGTATCCACAGGAATATGAAACGTATAAAACGTTCGATGGCGTTCAGATATTTTTCCGACCGATCAAGCCGACCGATGAGGAAATGATGAAGGAACTCTTCTACTCGTTCTCAGAAGAAACGATCTACCAGCGGTTTATGGGGCCGAAAATGGCAATGCCTCACCGCGAGCTGCAGCATTTTGTCAATCTCGACTACGATACGAAGATGGCAATCGTCGCGGTTGTGAGAGAAAAAGAAAGAACGAAGATCATCGGTGTTGGGAGATACAGTCTTGATAAGACGACGAATATCGCTGAGGTCGCATTTGTTGTCCACGATGATTGGCAGAACAAGGGAATCGGCACATTCCTGATGAATATGCTCATCAGAATTGGCAGAGACAGGGGGATCAAGGCATTTACCGCTGAAATCCTGGCAGAAAACAGACGCATGCTTAATCTATTCTATAAAACAGGATTGAAGGTCGAAACGAAGTACGACGACGATACGTATATCATTTACATGCCGCTTCAGTAA